A region of Anaerolineales bacterium DNA encodes the following proteins:
- a CDS encoding arsenate reductase ArsC, whose amino-acid sequence MKRKVLFLCTGNSARSQMAEAIVNARLGEIWEASSAGTRPTGSVNPNAIRALREIGIEHAGRSKDVAEMRSVPFELVVTVCDSAAEECPVWLGHGRRLHLGFPDPALARGSEAEVMAAFRQVRDQITTKVPSLLESQLGD is encoded by the coding sequence ATGAAGCGGAAGGTGCTATTCCTATGCACCGGCAACTCGGCAAGGTCCCAGATGGCGGAGGCCATCGTCAATGCGCGCCTGGGCGAGATCTGGGAGGCTTCCAGCGCCGGCACCCGGCCGACCGGGTCCGTCAACCCGAACGCCATCCGGGCGCTGCGGGAAATCGGGATCGAGCATGCTGGCAGGTCGAAGGACGTGGCAGAGATGCGGAGCGTGCCGTTCGAACTGGTCGTCACCGTCTGCGACTCGGCGGCGGAGGAATGCCCGGTGTGGCTCGGCCATGGTCGCCGCCTCCACCTGGGGTTTCCGGATCCGGCGCTCGCCCGAGGCTCGGAGGCCGAAGTCATGGCCGCCTTCCGCCAGGTGCGCGATCAAATCACGACAAAGGTCCCTTCGCTGCTGGAAAGCCAGCTTGGCGATTGA